A window of the Pyrodictium abyssi genome harbors these coding sequences:
- a CDS encoding archaellin/type IV pilin N-terminal domain-containing protein has protein sequence MPRRLRGLSPLVASAILLAAVLAVGAVIYSYVHTSTAAVVEKPQLMITADADYVGSTAYVEISITNSGGAAANITDVTIDGQSVKSQLFSGSYYLLKPGKELHKVVELSNLPSGEHIIIVTLADGTEFKSKFTS, from the coding sequence ATGCCCCGCAGACTCCGTGGCCTGAGCCCCCTCGTGGCATCGGCTATCCTCTTGGCGGCCGTGCTAGCCGTTGGCGCAGTCATATACAGCTATGTGCACACAAGCACAGCAGCGGTAGTGGAGAAGCCGCAGCTCATGATAACAGCGGACGCAGACTACGTGGGTTCGACGGCCTACGTGGAGATAAGCATAACGAATAGCGGTGGGGCAGCGGCCAACATAACAGACGTGACCATAGACGGGCAGAGCGTCAAGAGCCAGCTATTCAGCGGGAGCTACTACCTGCTGAAGCCCGGCAAGGAGCTACACAAGGTCGTCGAGCTATCAAACCTCCCCAGCGGCGAGCACATCATAATAGTGACGCTAGCCGACGGCACAGAGTTCAAGTCCAAGTTCACCAGCTAG